One genomic window of Clostridium taeniosporum includes the following:
- a CDS encoding cobalt-precorrin-6A reductase — MIGFILGTSEGKKIISLINRYTDDIAVSTATRYGGELLKEFNIKCLNTKPLNEEEMLTWLNNNNIKVLVDASHPYAQEVTKTALKCCDRLNIKYIRYERLGALENLKDDEIIRVSNYEEVTDIIKKINGNILNSTGSNNFLKFLNLDFNHRIIHRILPSPEILKKMIDNGVKVKDIIAMQGPISSGLEEAFINQYDIKGIITKDSGIQGGVLEKLKAVKKCNIKLIVIEKPKFKYDLEFNDEESLVSFLVDYVL, encoded by the coding sequence ATGATTGGATTTATATTAGGAACTTCTGAAGGCAAAAAAATAATATCTTTAATTAACAGATATACAGATGATATAGCAGTAAGTACAGCGACTAGATATGGTGGTGAACTTTTAAAAGAATTTAATATAAAATGTTTAAATACTAAACCATTAAATGAAGAAGAAATGTTAACTTGGCTTAATAATAATAATATAAAAGTATTAGTAGATGCATCACATCCCTATGCTCAAGAAGTTACAAAAACAGCGTTAAAATGTTGTGATAGACTTAATATAAAGTACATAAGGTATGAAAGGTTAGGTGCATTAGAAAATTTAAAAGATGATGAAATAATAAGAGTTAGTAATTATGAAGAAGTTACTGATATTATAAAAAAAATTAATGGAAATATATTAAATTCAACTGGGAGCAATAATTTTTTAAAGTTTTTAAATTTAGATTTTAATCATAGAATCATTCATAGAATTCTACCATCTCCTGAAATATTAAAGAAGATGATAGATAATGGCGTTAAAGTTAAAGATATAATAGCTATGCAAGGTCCAATATCCTCAGGGTTGGAAGAGGCATTTATTAATCAATATGATATTAAAGGTATTATAACTAAGGATAGTGGCATACAAGGCGGTGTTTTAGAAAAATTAAAAGCAGTAAAGAAATGTAATATAAAATTAATAGTTATAGAAAAACCTAAGTTTAAGTATGATTTAGAATTTAATGATGAAGAGAGCTTAGTTTCTTTTTTAGTAGATTATGTTTTATAA
- the cobJ gene encoding precorrin-3B C(17)-methyltransferase: MGVLKVIGIGPGSIDNMSIRAKKAIEGSDIIVGYTKYIDMIKELVKDKEVYSTGMMGEEARCREALNLSKDKNVALISTGDSGIYGMAGLILEMKNDEDVEIIPGITASSSAGSVVGAPLMHDNCNISLSDLMTSYEDIKKRVRLAAEGDFIISLYNPRSKGRDKYLKECIDIIREFRKDNTPVAVVRNALRDDESYKLFEIKDFDDSIVDMMSIVIVGNSKSFLKDGYFITPRGYACKKRDAMK; this comes from the coding sequence TTGGGAGTACTTAAAGTTATAGGAATAGGACCAGGGTCAATAGATAATATGAGCATAAGAGCTAAAAAAGCTATTGAAGGAAGCGACATAATTGTAGGATATACAAAATATATAGATATGATAAAAGAATTAGTTAAAGATAAAGAGGTTTATTCAACAGGAATGATGGGAGAAGAAGCTAGATGTAGAGAAGCTTTAAATCTTTCTAAAGATAAAAATGTAGCTTTAATAAGTACTGGAGATTCTGGAATTTATGGAATGGCAGGATTAATTCTTGAAATGAAAAATGATGAAGATGTTGAAATAATTCCAGGTATAACAGCTTCAAGTTCAGCAGGATCAGTAGTTGGTGCACCTCTTATGCATGATAATTGTAATATAAGTTTAAGTGATTTAATGACATCTTATGAAGATATTAAAAAAAGAGTTCGATTAGCAGCAGAAGGTGATTTTATAATTTCTCTTTATAATCCTAGAAGTAAGGGAAGAGATAAATATTTAAAAGAGTGCATTGATATAATAAGAGAATTTAGAAAAGATAATACTCCTGTTGCAGTAGTTAGAAATGCATTAAGAGATGATGAAAGTTATAAATTATTTGAAATTAAAGACTTTGATGATAGTATTGTTGATATGATGTCTATTGTAATTGTAGGAAATTCAAAAAGTTTTCTTAAAGATGGATATTTTATAACTCCAAGAGGATATGCTTGTAAGAAAAGAGATGCAATGAAGTAA
- the cbiG gene encoding cobalt-precorrin 5A hydrolase, with translation MISIICPSPKGKEIAYILKEKLKCSLYIKEKRLNSTIDKENLCSNSEIKLINNIFKTGDFNLYNITKYAVKHSNKIIFISSTGIAVRAMSQFIKSKDIDPGVVVVDLANKYSISLLAGHLGGGNDLALKASKILNNTPIITTATDNMGIIAPDILAKKNNLTIEDLKKAKYIASILVNEKIVGLKDDYENIKINKGYKKLNVLEENSIWITNKIIENPNLDYSKILRLIKKNLILGIGCRRDTPSEKLEQCVRKHLLLNNLEIKAVKKIVSIDLKKDEKAIIDLSNKLECCFETFSIEEVRTVQDKFEGSPFVLKSVGVSSVCEPCVYLEGAEIIINKIKDNGITLCIGIKKDEL, from the coding sequence ATGATAAGCATTATATGTCCATCTCCTAAGGGGAAGGAGATTGCTTATATCCTAAAAGAAAAGTTGAAATGTAGTTTGTATATAAAAGAAAAAAGATTAAATAGTACCATAGATAAAGAAAACTTATGCAGTAATAGTGAAATAAAACTAATTAATAATATATTTAAAACAGGTGATTTTAATTTATATAATATAACAAAATATGCTGTTAAACATTCTAATAAAATTATATTTATATCATCAACAGGAATAGCAGTAAGGGCAATGTCACAATTTATTAAAAGTAAAGATATAGATCCGGGAGTAGTTGTTGTAGATTTAGCTAATAAGTATTCTATAAGTTTATTAGCAGGTCACTTAGGTGGAGGAAATGATTTGGCATTAAAAGCATCTAAAATATTAAATAACACTCCTATAATAACTACTGCTACTGATAATATGGGAATTATAGCACCGGATATTTTAGCAAAGAAAAATAATCTTACTATAGAAGATTTAAAAAAAGCTAAATATATAGCGTCTATTTTAGTGAATGAAAAGATTGTTGGTTTAAAAGATGATTATGAAAATATAAAAATTAATAAGGGATATAAAAAACTAAATGTTTTAGAAGAAAATTCTATATGGATAACTAATAAGATAATTGAAAATCCAAATTTAGATTATTCAAAGATATTAAGGCTTATAAAGAAAAATTTAATACTTGGAATAGGATGCAGAAGAGATACGCCTAGTGAAAAATTAGAACAGTGTGTAAGAAAACATCTTTTACTTAATAATTTAGAAATTAAGGCCGTGAAGAAAATTGTATCCATTGATTTAAAAAAAGATGAAAAAGCAATAATTGATTTAAGTAATAAATTAGAGTGTTGTTTTGAGACTTTTTCAATAGAAGAAGTAAGAACAGTTCAAGATAAATTTGAAGGAAGTCCTTTTGTGTTAAAAAGTGTAGGAGTATCTTCAGTATGTGAACCTTGTGTGTACTTAGAAGGTGCAGAAATAATAATAAACAAAATAAAGGATAATGGAATCACTTTATGTATAGGAATAAAGAAAGATGAATTGTAG
- the cobM gene encoding precorrin-4 C(11)-methyltransferase: MVYFIGAGPGAVDLITVRGRDILEKADVVIYAGSLVSKDHLKYCKKEAKFYNSASMTLDGVIEVIKAEKTEDSIIVRLHTGDPSIYGAIREQMVELDKINIKYEVVPGVSSFTAAASSIKKEFTLPSITQTVILTRVEGRTPVPETEDLEVLASIGASMAIFLSVSMIDKVVDKLRKGYKKNVPIAVVERATWDDERAIIGTLDDIVEKVKENNITKCAQILVGDFINSEFEKSLLYDKNFSHMFRKAENEK; this comes from the coding sequence ATGGTTTATTTTATAGGAGCAGGACCTGGTGCTGTTGATTTAATTACAGTTAGAGGAAGAGATATTCTAGAAAAAGCAGATGTTGTTATATATGCAGGATCTTTAGTGTCAAAGGATCATTTAAAATATTGTAAAAAAGAAGCTAAGTTTTATAATTCAGCGTCTATGACTTTAGATGGTGTTATTGAGGTAATTAAAGCAGAAAAAACGGAAGATAGCATAATAGTAAGATTACATACTGGTGATCCATCAATATATGGTGCTATAAGAGAACAAATGGTGGAACTTGATAAAATTAATATAAAATATGAAGTTGTACCAGGAGTAAGTTCATTTACAGCGGCAGCATCATCAATAAAGAAGGAATTTACACTTCCAAGTATTACGCAAACAGTTATTTTAACAAGAGTTGAAGGAAGAACTCCTGTGCCAGAAACTGAGGATCTTGAAGTTTTAGCATCTATAGGGGCATCTATGGCTATATTTTTATCAGTTTCTATGATTGATAAAGTTGTAGATAAATTAAGAAAAGGATATAAGAAAAATGTTCCAATAGCAGTTGTTGAAAGAGCAACATGGGATGATGAAAGAGCGATAATAGGAACATTAGATGATATTGTTGAAAAGGTAAAGGAAAATAACATAACTAAATGTGCTCAAATATTAGTTGGAGATTTTATAAATAGTGAATTTGAAAAAAGTTTATTATATGATAAGAATTTTTCTCATATGTTTAGAAAGGCAGAGAATGAAAAATGA
- a CDS encoding cobalt-factor II C(20)-methyltransferase: MAALYGIGVGPGDKELITVKGAKTINMCDVIVAPTATEGGESIAFETAKEYVRDNAEVAIMHFPMGGKDRLKKSKEAYDFIENKLKEGKNVAFLTIGDPYVYSTYIHMLSHVKEHGFEVNTLPGITSFCAAASLIDKTLVVGDEKLVILPASKIREITDEKYIVIMKMYKHEEEVLDVLEEKGFDYTYISRVGRDGETVLKNREEILKLRDYMSLVIASKE, translated from the coding sequence ATGGCAGCATTATATGGAATAGGTGTAGGACCAGGGGATAAGGAACTTATAACAGTAAAAGGTGCAAAAACTATAAATATGTGTGATGTTATAGTTGCACCAACAGCTACAGAAGGTGGAGAAAGTATTGCTTTTGAAACAGCAAAAGAATATGTTAGAGATAATGCAGAAGTAGCAATAATGCATTTTCCTATGGGGGGAAAGGATAGGCTAAAAAAATCAAAAGAAGCTTATGATTTTATTGAAAATAAATTAAAGGAAGGAAAAAATGTTGCATTTTTAACTATTGGAGATCCTTATGTGTACAGTACGTATATTCATATGTTAAGTCATGTAAAAGAACATGGGTTTGAAGTTAATACTTTACCAGGAATAACTTCATTTTGTGCAGCAGCAAGCTTAATAGATAAAACATTAGTGGTTGGAGATGAAAAATTAGTTATACTTCCTGCAAGTAAAATAAGAGAAATAACAGATGAAAAATATATTGTAATCATGAAGATGTACAAGCACGAAGAAGAGGTTTTAGATGTATTAGAAGAAAAGGGATTTGACTATACTTATATTAGTAGAGTTGGAAGAGATGGAGAAACTGTATTAAAAAATAGAGAAGAAATATTAAAACTTCGTGATTACATGTCGTTAGTTATAGCAAGCAAAGAATAA
- the cbiT gene encoding precorrin-6Y C5,15-methyltransferase (decarboxylating) subunit CbiT gives MMFIRDDEFIRGKCPMTKEEIRVLSISKMNLKENSFVLDIGSGTGSITVQAAKIAKQGKVLAIEKEEEAYNITKCNIEKFQCNNVMILNKKATSALYALADEEVEFDSIFIGGSSGELEEILRICNGLLTNDGTIVMNFITLDNAYKAIEKMKELNYKVDISMINVSKNKGDTLMMISLNPIYIIQCRRGEE, from the coding sequence ATGATGTTTATAAGAGATGATGAATTTATAAGAGGAAAATGCCCTATGACAAAGGAAGAAATTAGAGTACTTTCAATAAGTAAGATGAATTTAAAAGAAAATTCTTTTGTACTTGATATAGGAAGTGGAACTGGGAGTATTACAGTTCAAGCTGCTAAAATTGCAAAACAAGGAAAAGTTTTAGCTATAGAAAAAGAAGAAGAAGCCTATAATATAACAAAATGTAATATAGAAAAATTTCAATGTAATAACGTTATGATTTTAAATAAGAAAGCTACTAGTGCACTTTATGCATTAGCTGATGAAGAAGTAGAATTTGATTCTATATTTATAGGTGGAAGTTCAGGTGAGTTAGAAGAAATATTAAGAATTTGTAATGGACTTTTAACTAATGATGGAACAATTGTAATGAATTTTATTACTTTAGACAATGCATATAAAGCAATAGAAAAAATGAAGGAATTAAATTATAAAGTAGATATTTCTATGATAAATGTAAGTAAAAACAAAGGAGATACATTAATGATGATATCTCTTAATCCAATATATATAATTCAATGTAGAAGAGGAGAAGAGTAA
- the cbiE gene encoding precorrin-6y C5,15-methyltransferase (decarboxylating) subunit CbiE: MLFVVGIGPGHKDYIIGGAIKMLKECDVIIGFKRAIDSLDFIDSKKIYLHSLKDLEELLKENKNLNVSLVASGDPMFYGIVNYLKNNVTDAFEVIPGISSFQYLASKVKLPWNNAHLGSLHGRNEEFLNKVKEHEMTVWLTDKENNPRKLCEILYSNSIDCNVIIGQNLSYEDEIINIGKPEEFIDKQFSELSILIINRE; the protein is encoded by the coding sequence ATGTTATTTGTAGTTGGAATTGGTCCAGGACATAAAGATTATATCATAGGTGGAGCAATAAAAATGTTAAAAGAATGTGATGTAATTATAGGATTTAAAAGGGCAATAGATTCTCTTGATTTTATTGATAGTAAAAAAATCTATTTACATAGTTTAAAGGATTTAGAAGAACTATTAAAAGAGAATAAAAATTTAAATGTTTCACTAGTGGCTTCAGGAGATCCAATGTTTTATGGCATAGTGAATTATTTAAAAAATAACGTAACGGATGCTTTTGAAGTAATACCTGGTATAAGCTCCTTCCAATATTTAGCTTCAAAGGTTAAATTGCCTTGGAATAATGCACATTTAGGTAGTTTGCATGGAAGAAATGAAGAATTTTTAAATAAGGTAAAAGAGCATGAGATGACTGTCTGGTTAACTGATAAAGAAAATAATCCTAGAAAATTATGTGAAATATTATATTCTAACTCAATAGATTGTAATGTAATTATAGGTCAAAATCTTTCTTATGAGGACGAAATTATAAATATAGGAAAACCTGAAGAGTTTATAGATAAACAATTTAGTGAACTTAGTATTTTAATAATTAATAGAGAGTAA
- the cbiD gene encoding cobalt-precorrin-5B (C(1))-methyltransferase CbiD, giving the protein MFEMYIESGMNKLRCGYTTGSCATGAAKAATMLLFDLLDNEEELNEIEIDTPKSIKIQMPIDKVLVGKDFVQCTILKFSGDDKDITMGLEIQAKVEKISKKEAGKLSESLISNKNNTIVLDGGIGVGRATKEGLFVAKGEPAINPVPRKMIIKQVEDVLPKEQCVKITISVPQGEEIGKKTFNPRLGIEGGISILGTSGIVYPMSEDALKSSIKLEINQKSLKNKNLILTFGNLGENYCKNLGYNEEQIIICSNFIGFALECCVSCNVKSIIIVGHIGKMSKIAYGCFNTHSRVCGVRLEVIALELALLGYDISLINKVLNEKTCEGAVKLLGDGYEKLYANIGKKIINSMKNYVYDELKVDGIMYYGASNPILLWSSCLE; this is encoded by the coding sequence ATGTTTGAAATGTATATTGAAAGTGGAATGAATAAATTAAGGTGTGGTTATACAACTGGATCATGCGCTACAGGAGCAGCTAAAGCAGCAACTATGTTACTTTTTGATTTATTAGATAATGAAGAAGAATTAAATGAAATAGAGATAGATACACCAAAGAGTATAAAGATTCAGATGCCAATAGATAAGGTATTAGTAGGAAAAGATTTTGTTCAGTGTACTATATTAAAATTTAGTGGTGATGATAAAGATATCACAATGGGATTAGAAATACAAGCTAAGGTAGAGAAAATTAGCAAAAAAGAAGCAGGAAAATTATCTGAATCTTTAATTAGCAATAAAAACAATACTATTGTATTAGATGGTGGAATTGGAGTTGGAAGAGCTACAAAAGAAGGTTTGTTTGTGGCCAAAGGTGAACCAGCTATAAATCCAGTTCCTAGAAAAATGATTATAAAACAGGTTGAAGATGTTTTACCTAAAGAACAATGTGTAAAGATAACAATTTCTGTTCCACAAGGAGAAGAAATAGGCAAAAAAACTTTTAATCCAAGACTAGGTATAGAAGGGGGAATATCTATATTAGGTACATCTGGAATAGTTTATCCTATGTCAGAAGATGCATTAAAGTCTTCTATAAAGTTGGAGATAAATCAGAAGTCTTTAAAGAATAAGAATCTTATACTTACCTTTGGAAATTTAGGAGAAAATTACTGTAAAAACTTAGGATACAATGAAGAACAAATTATAATATGTTCAAATTTTATAGGATTTGCATTAGAATGCTGTGTATCATGTAATGTAAAGAGTATAATTATAGTTGGACATATAGGAAAGATGAGCAAAATAGCTTATGGGTGCTTTAATACTCATAGCAGAGTATGTGGAGTGAGATTAGAAGTAATAGCTTTAGAATTAGCACTTTTAGGATATGATATTTCTTTAATAAATAAAGTCTTAAATGAAAAAACTTGCGAAGGTGCTGTAAAGTTATTAGGTGATGGATATGAAAAGTTGTATGCTAATATAGGTAAAAAGATAATAAATAGTATGAAAAATTATGTTTATGATGAATTAAAAGTAGATGGAATTATGTATTATGGTGCATCAAATCCAATATTACTTTGGAGTTCATGTTTGGAGTGA
- a CDS encoding precorrin-8X methylmutase: MDYLKNPMGIEEKSFEIIGEELGQHSFTEEELLIVKRVIHTTADFEYKDLIEISDDAINKGKEILSKGATIYTDTNMALNGINKMALAKTDSKVICYVNEPDVHKEAKEKGITRSMAAVEKACSDNVDIFVFGNAPTALFKLKELIKEKKANPKLIIAVPVGFVGAAESKENLDELKIPYIRVKGRKGGSTVGAAIVNALLYMIVRRK; this comes from the coding sequence ATGGATTATTTGAAGAATCCTATGGGGATAGAGGAAAAGAGTTTTGAAATAATAGGTGAGGAATTAGGACAACATTCTTTTACTGAAGAAGAGCTTTTAATAGTTAAAAGAGTTATACATACAACGGCTGATTTTGAATATAAAGATTTAATTGAGATAAGCGATGATGCTATAAATAAAGGAAAGGAAATTCTATCTAAAGGTGCTACAATATATACAGATACTAATATGGCTTTAAATGGAATAAATAAAATGGCTTTAGCTAAAACAGATAGTAAGGTGATTTGTTATGTAAATGAACCTGATGTGCATAAAGAAGCAAAGGAAAAAGGAATTACTAGAAGTATGGCAGCAGTTGAAAAAGCTTGCAGTGATAATGTAGATATATTTGTGTTTGGAAATGCACCAACTGCATTATTTAAACTTAAGGAGCTTATCAAAGAAAAAAAAGCAAATCCTAAACTTATAATAGCAGTACCAGTAGGCTTTGTTGGAGCAGCAGAAAGTAAAGAAAATTTAGATGAATTAAAAATTCCGTATATAAGAGTAAAGGGAAGAAAAGGTGGAAGTACTGTAGGAGCAGCAATTGTAAATGCACTTTTATATATGATCGTTAGAAGAAAATAA
- a CDS encoding cobyrinate a,c-diamide synthase: MKSIIISSNCSGGGKTTFTLGIMKALKERGLCVQGYKVGPDYIDTAFHKEATGIESRNLDIFLMGKDGVRKSYFNGKGDVGIIEGVMGLYDGLGTTTNSSTYDVSNTLENMPILLVLSPKGQSSTLCAEINGLKSYRNANIVGVVLNCVSEKYYKLLKYAIEENCNIKVFGYIPKNEELKISSRHLGLVQSMEIDNLQEKLLLCSNLINQYVDIDGILGNMLEVKNPIYNYETKLHIKNNNLNIGIALDKAFSFYYKDNIELLKSIGNIIYFSPLNDKKLPDDLDFLYIGGGYPEVFKEELEKNISMRKSIKDALNLGLKCYAECGGLMYLTEEIDGYSMVGFLDGKSEVTKGLKRFGYCTVNIDRKYFGEDIKINAHEFHKSDVNLNENEIYNVEKTQYDGEKLTWQCGYLKNNTLAGYAHINFLGNIKLLESLINR, encoded by the coding sequence ATGAAATCAATAATTATTTCATCTAATTGTAGTGGTGGAGGTAAAACAACATTTACTTTAGGAATTATGAAAGCATTAAAAGAAAGAGGATTATGTGTACAAGGCTATAAAGTAGGGCCAGATTATATAGATACAGCTTTTCATAAAGAAGCCACAGGAATAGAGTCGAGAAATCTTGATATATTTTTAATGGGTAAGGATGGGGTTAGAAAAAGTTATTTTAATGGTAAAGGTGATGTTGGAATAATTGAAGGAGTAATGGGATTATATGATGGACTAGGAACAACAACTAATTCATCAACTTATGATGTTTCTAACACATTAGAAAACATGCCTATACTTTTAGTTCTTTCTCCAAAAGGACAAAGTTCAACATTATGTGCAGAAATAAATGGTCTTAAAAGTTATAGAAATGCTAATATTGTTGGAGTTGTATTAAATTGTGTAAGTGAAAAATATTATAAACTTTTAAAATATGCTATAGAAGAAAATTGCAATATAAAAGTATTTGGATATATTCCTAAAAATGAAGAATTAAAAATTTCTAGTAGACACTTAGGTCTTGTACAAAGTATGGAAATAGATAATTTACAAGAAAAGTTATTATTATGTAGTAATTTAATAAATCAATATGTTGATATAGATGGAATTTTAGGGAATATGTTAGAAGTTAAGAATCCTATATATAATTATGAAACAAAACTTCATATAAAAAATAATAATCTAAATATTGGAATAGCTTTAGATAAAGCATTTAGCTTTTATTATAAAGATAATATAGAACTTTTAAAATCTATAGGAAATATAATTTATTTTAGTCCTTTAAATGATAAGAAATTGCCAGATGATTTGGATTTTTTATATATAGGAGGAGGATATCCAGAGGTTTTTAAAGAAGAATTAGAAAAAAATATATCTATGAGAAAAAGTATTAAAGATGCTTTGAATTTAGGATTAAAGTGCTATGCTGAATGTGGGGGTCTTATGTATTTAACAGAAGAAATTGATGGATATAGTATGGTAGGTTTTTTAGATGGAAAAAGTGAAGTGACCAAAGGTCTTAAAAGATTTGGATATTGCACAGTAAATATAGATAGAAAATATTTTGGAGAAGACATTAAAATAAATGCCCATGAATTTCATAAATCAGATGTTAATTTAAATGAAAATGAAATATATAATGTTGAAAAAACACAATATGATGGCGAAAAGTTAACTTGGCAGTGTGGATATTTAAAAAATAATACATTAGCAGGTTACGCTCATATTAATTTCTTGGGAAATATTAAATTATTAGAAAGTTTAATAAATAGATAA
- a CDS encoding sirohydrochlorin cobaltochelatase, which produces MKKAILVVSFGTSHMDALENSIERIENKIRDEFKEYEIFRAFTAHKIIKKLKTVHNLYIDTPEEALEKLYKDGFEEVIIQPLHIIPGEEFDYVKGVVNTFKDKFSSIKLGRPIFYYQGIEDAPEDYSLFINSIEGLLKKNECTILFGHGTPHCCNSVYGCLQSVLVDEGYDNVFVGTVEGYPTFETVLKRIRRRNIENVMLVPLMVVAGDHVKNDMASDEEDSWKSMLLNEGINVEAYVHGLGEIDEFVQLYISRIYDLIENRYLNVGNTKKLHSV; this is translated from the coding sequence ATGAAAAAAGCAATTTTAGTAGTTAGTTTTGGCACAAGCCATATGGATGCATTAGAAAATTCTATTGAAAGAATAGAAAATAAAATTAGGGATGAATTTAAAGAGTATGAAATATTCAGAGCTTTTACAGCACATAAAATAATAAAGAAATTAAAGACTGTTCATAATTTATACATAGATACACCAGAAGAAGCTTTAGAGAAATTATATAAAGATGGTTTTGAGGAAGTTATAATTCAACCTCTACATATAATTCCAGGTGAAGAGTTTGATTATGTAAAGGGAGTAGTAAATACTTTTAAAGATAAATTTTCATCTATTAAACTTGGAAGACCAATATTTTATTATCAAGGAATAGAAGATGCTCCAGAGGATTATTCATTATTTATTAATAGTATAGAAGGATTATTAAAGAAAAATGAATGCACTATATTATTTGGACATGGTACACCTCATTGTTGTAATTCAGTATATGGCTGTCTTCAAAGTGTTCTAGTAGATGAAGGATACGATAATGTTTTTGTTGGAACTGTAGAAGGCTATCCTACTTTTGAAACAGTATTAAAAAGAATAAGAAGAAGAAATATTGAAAATGTTATGTTGGTACCATTAATGGTTGTTGCAGGTGATCATGTTAAAAATGATATGGCATCAGATGAAGAAGATTCATGGAAAAGTATGTTATTAAATGAAGGAATAAATGTTGAAGCATATGTTCATGGTTTAGGTGAGATAGATGAATTTGTACAGCTTTATATTTCAAGGATTTATGATCTTATTGAAAATAGATATTTAAATGTAGGTAATACAAAAAAATTACATTCTGTTTAG
- a CDS encoding DUF4200 domain-containing protein gives MDFNNFDFNDFFNYIQNNCNSSNNNYKYNNENSSSDTQQCKDNLNCNDIPGGFQDLAPGLFPLLAQIVGIVISGNLPFNLQNAIGNWFELLGQIILTFNSQQQYFQSGPGRYYNPMYKNVSNPFCQTSTTESTTNESNDHTNPSSMNSNNNKSSSIYEKEIKELKNSIEELKKEINKLKNNK, from the coding sequence ATGGATTTTAATAATTTTGACTTTAATGACTTTTTTAATTACATACAAAATAACTGTAATTCATCAAATAATAACTATAAATATAACAATGAAAATTCTTCATCAGATACACAACAATGTAAAGATAACTTAAATTGTAATGATATACCTGGTGGGTTTCAAGATTTAGCTCCTGGGCTGTTTCCATTATTAGCACAAATAGTTGGTATAGTTATATCTGGAAACTTGCCTTTCAATTTGCAAAATGCAATTGGGAATTGGTTTGAATTACTAGGTCAGATTATCTTAACTTTTAATTCTCAACAACAATATTTTCAAAGTGGACCTGGAAGATACTATAACCCAATGTATAAGAATGTCTCTAATCCATTCTGCCAAACATCAACAACTGAAAGCACTACTAATGAATCTAATGATCATACTAATCCTTCGTCTATGAATTCAAATAATAATAAATCATCAAGTATATATGAAAAAGAAATTAAAGAACTAAAAAATAGTATTGAAGAATTAAAAAAAGAAATTAATAAACTTAAAAATAATAAATAA